The Thomasclavelia ramosa DSM 1402 genome includes a region encoding these proteins:
- a CDS encoding DUF1846 domain-containing protein, with the protein MKIGFDNNKYLTMQSSHIKERINQFGDKLYLEFGGKLFDDYHASRVLPGFAPDSKLQMLLQLKDQAEVVIAISASDIERNKVRGDLGITYDNDVLRLIEIYRAKGLYVGSVVITQYDGQKAADIFKSRLEKRNIAVYLHYLIDGYPTNTKRIISEEGFGKNDYIETTKPLVVVTAPGPGSGKMATCLSQLYHEHIRGIKAGYAKFETFPIWNLALNHPVNLAYEAATADLNDVNMIDPFHLEAYNKVTVNYNRDIEIFPVLKNMFEEIYGTSPYNSPTDMGVNMVGFCMSDDEACKEASRQEIIRRYYNTMNRYVREECSLDEVNKQELVMNQAKVVVEDRKCVAAANQKSKEANCYAGAIELDDGTIITGRTSDFMGSCSAILINAIKYLANISDDEHLISPTAFGPIQNLKTEYLGSVNPRLHSDEILIALSLSAVNNDKAKLALQQLPKLQGTQAHITSSIGPMDAKVFSNLGIQVTYDAKKL; encoded by the coding sequence ATTTGGTGATAAATTGTATCTTGAATTTGGTGGTAAATTGTTTGACGACTATCATGCTTCAAGAGTTTTACCAGGGTTTGCCCCAGATAGTAAGTTGCAGATGCTATTACAATTAAAAGATCAAGCAGAAGTAGTTATTGCAATTTCTGCCAGTGATATTGAACGTAATAAGGTTCGGGGCGATTTAGGTATTACTTATGATAATGATGTTTTACGTCTAATTGAAATATATCGAGCAAAGGGACTATATGTGGGAAGTGTAGTAATCACTCAGTATGATGGTCAAAAAGCAGCGGATATTTTTAAAAGCCGATTGGAAAAAAGAAATATTGCCGTGTACTTACATTATTTGATTGATGGTTATCCAACTAATACTAAAAGAATCATTAGCGAGGAAGGGTTTGGAAAAAATGATTATATTGAAACTACTAAGCCGCTGGTAGTTGTAACAGCTCCGGGCCCAGGAAGTGGTAAAATGGCAACATGTTTATCACAACTATACCATGAACATATTCGCGGTATTAAAGCTGGGTATGCAAAATTTGAAACATTCCCAATTTGGAATTTAGCATTAAATCATCCAGTTAACTTAGCCTATGAAGCTGCTACTGCTGATTTAAATGATGTAAATATGATCGATCCTTTTCATCTTGAAGCATACAATAAAGTAACTGTTAATTATAATCGTGATATTGAAATCTTCCCAGTATTAAAGAATATGTTTGAAGAAATATATGGAACTAGTCCATATAACTCACCAACTGACATGGGTGTTAATATGGTAGGTTTTTGTATGAGTGATGACGAAGCTTGTAAGGAAGCTAGTCGCCAAGAAATAATTCGTCGTTACTATAATACAATGAATCGCTATGTTCGTGAAGAGTGTTCATTAGACGAAGTTAATAAGCAAGAACTTGTTATGAATCAGGCAAAGGTTGTAGTTGAAGATCGTAAGTGTGTTGCGGCTGCAAACCAAAAGTCGAAAGAAGCTAATTGTTATGCAGGAGCAATCGAATTAGATGATGGAACAATCATTACAGGTCGTACATCTGATTTCATGGGATCATGTTCTGCAATTTTAATCAATGCTATTAAATATTTAGCTAATATCAGTGATGATGAACATTTAATTTCACCAACAGCCTTTGGTCCAATTCAAAATTTAAAGACTGAATATTTAGGAAGTGTTAATCCACGTTTACATAGTGATGAAATATTGATTGCATTATCATTAAGTGCTGTTAATAATGACAAAGCTAAGTTAGCGCTACAACAATTACCTAAACTACAGGGGACCCAAGCGCACATTACTTCTTCTATCGGACCAATGGATGCTAAAGTTTTTAGTAACCTTGGAATTCAAGTAACGTATGATGCTAAAAAATTGTAA